A single Thermocrinis jamiesonii DNA region contains:
- the petA gene encoding ubiquinol-cytochrome c reductase iron-sulfur subunit, which translates to METSRRDLLGLAVGGLGALGVVGVLYPLVKTLSPSQASLAGAKVEVDISQISDLQVRVVSWKGKPVFVVKLPEGFQWDGKVRDVKNVKLLEGHNAYALIAVCTHLGCVPIWKPNGEGEFNYPIFHCPCHGGFYSPWGDVITGPPPRSLFIPPQKIDGNKLVIGEEGFIKELT; encoded by the coding sequence ATGGAGACTTCAAGAAGGGACCTTTTAGGTTTGGCAGTAGGCGGTTTAGGTGCCCTTGGAGTTGTTGGTGTGCTCTATCCACTGGTGAAGACTCTCTCTCCAAGTCAGGCTTCTTTGGCAGGTGCCAAGGTGGAGGTTGATATTTCCCAAATATCGGATCTTCAGGTTAGGGTAGTCTCGTGGAAGGGTAAGCCTGTTTTTGTGGTCAAACTACCGGAGGGCTTTCAGTGGGATGGTAAGGTGAGAGATGTTAAAAATGTCAAATTGCTTGAGGGTCATAATGCTTACGCGTTAATAGCGGTGTGCACCCACCTTGGATGTGTGCCAATTTGGAAGCCTAATGGAGAGGGAGAATTTAACTATCCCATATTCCACTGTCCCTGTCATGGTGGATTTTACTCTCCTTGGGGAGACGTCATAACAGGTCCCCCACCAAGATCGCTTTTCATACCTCCTCAAAAGATAGACGGCAACAAGCTTGTCATAGGAGAAGAAGGCTTTATAAAGGAACTTACTTAA
- a CDS encoding cytochrome b, translating into MLGRIGKWLNDRGKLSELWQSQMVEYKVPKNLTFPYAFGVMALVAFLIQIISGIFLVMYYQPNVYTAFDSVNYTIMKEVPFLWLIRNVHAAGANFFLAVVYLHIFTGIYYNAYKKPRELTWIVGFFIYFVLLMTALSGYLLPWGQLSYWGMVVTTEIPTSIDSAPIIGKLKIGETISIWMKGGYELGQITLGRFFGLHIWLLPLILAGLVGFHFYLIRAHGISSPDGKEIDKKKEGVPFHPYITLKEGAYLMGYLAIFFFFVFFYMKHFLPADNFDPADPFKTPAHIAPEWYLLAFYTMFRSIPDKFLGFVVFNLALILLLILPFLDFSPLRSARNRPLFFVMFIVLVISSIALTILGTMPPTPTNAMLGLIFTIGFLSFFLSLPIISILEWGWYKAKGGDKQ; encoded by the coding sequence ATGTTGGGAAGAATAGGAAAATGGCTTAACGATAGGGGGAAACTTTCTGAACTTTGGCAGTCTCAAATGGTGGAATACAAGGTGCCTAAGAACTTAACCTTTCCTTACGCCTTTGGTGTAATGGCACTTGTAGCCTTTTTAATCCAGATAATCTCAGGAATCTTCTTGGTTATGTATTACCAACCCAACGTTTATACAGCCTTTGACAGCGTCAATTACACCATAATGAAAGAAGTGCCCTTTTTATGGTTGATTCGTAATGTGCACGCAGCAGGCGCTAACTTCTTCCTTGCGGTGGTTTATCTTCACATATTCACTGGCATATACTACAACGCTTACAAAAAACCAAGGGAGCTAACCTGGATAGTAGGCTTCTTTATATACTTTGTTCTTCTAATGACTGCCCTATCTGGATACCTCCTTCCTTGGGGACAGCTATCTTACTGGGGTATGGTGGTAACTACAGAGATTCCTACCTCCATAGACAGTGCTCCCATAATTGGTAAGCTAAAAATAGGAGAAACCATATCTATATGGATGAAGGGTGGTTACGAACTTGGGCAGATAACACTTGGAAGGTTCTTCGGTCTTCACATATGGCTTCTGCCCCTAATACTCGCAGGTTTGGTGGGTTTTCACTTTTACCTTATCAGGGCACATGGCATAAGCTCACCGGATGGTAAAGAAATAGACAAGAAGAAGGAAGGCGTTCCTTTCCATCCATACATTACTCTAAAGGAAGGTGCTTATTTGATGGGATACCTTGCGATTTTCTTCTTTTTTGTGTTTTTCTACATGAAGCACTTTTTACCAGCGGACAACTTTGACCCAGCAGATCCGTTTAAAACTCCCGCCCATATAGCCCCTGAATGGTATCTTTTAGCCTTCTATACAATGTTTAGGTCCATTCCCGACAAATTCTTAGGCTTTGTGGTATTTAACTTAGCCCTCATACTTCTTTTAATCCTGCCATTCTTAGACTTCTCGCCTCTCAGAAGTGCAAGAAACAGGCCACTCTTCTTTGTGATGTTCATAGTTCTTGTAATATCCTCAATAGCACTTACCATACTTGGCACAATGCCACCCACACCTACTAATGCCATGCTTGGATTAATATTCACCATAGGCTTTCTCTCCTTCTTCCTGTCATTGCCAATAATATCCATCTTGGAGTGGGGTTGGTATAAAGCAAAAGGAGGTGACAAGCAATGA
- a CDS encoding cytochrome c1 has product MIKAIFFTVLTVVFFYIIWINNIFAPHEKYEMPQEYKKIAMDVKYAKEGKELFIQNCAACHSLRYDGVYLLSIQANPMLASLQEKYGKFIPKDVYQAVFINELNALKETFGKVPPDLSTIYLVKGPEYLYNFILKPQEILPGTTMPAVMEGRPEETAKIIAYLKSVSEPPPEEKTKRTLMGIVTIGYFVIMGILIWLWRDRLLKKMGLH; this is encoded by the coding sequence ATGATAAAGGCTATATTCTTTACTGTTCTTACTGTAGTTTTCTTTTACATCATTTGGATAAACAACATCTTTGCGCCCCATGAAAAATACGAGATGCCACAGGAATACAAAAAGATTGCTATGGATGTCAAGTATGCAAAAGAAGGAAAGGAACTATTCATTCAAAACTGTGCAGCGTGCCACTCCTTAAGGTATGACGGGGTTTATCTTTTGTCTATTCAGGCAAATCCAATGCTTGCTTCACTACAAGAAAAGTACGGCAAATTTATACCTAAGGATGTCTATCAAGCGGTTTTTATAAACGAGCTTAATGCACTCAAGGAAACCTTCGGTAAGGTTCCCCCTGACCTTTCCACCATATACTTAGTAAAGGGGCCAGAATACCTTTACAACTTTATACTAAAGCCTCAGGAAATACTACCCGGAACCACAATGCCGGCGGTTATGGAGGGAAGACCTGAAGAAACCGCAAAGATAATAGCTTACTTAAAATCTGTCTCTGAGCCTCCTCCAGAGGAAAAGACCAAGAGAACTCTAATGGGCATTGTAACCATAGGCTACTTTGTGATTATGGGAATTCTGATCTGGTTGTGGAGAGATAGACTCCTTAAGAAAATGGGATTGCACTAA
- a CDS encoding endonuclease III domain-containing protein, which translates to MLRVSLIQLYKLLLEAYGYQNWWPVDEDYHKLRGTDPREEIIIGAILTQNTAWKNVEKSLENLKKEGELSLRFIRKAKIEEIYRLIRPSGFYRLKAERLKHVAEFFNPVDVIQSVSRQELLKVKGIGKETADAILLYAGNRLSFVVDAYTLRLFKRIYRLEGSYDSIKAYIENNIPKDLIIYKEFHALIDVHAKTYCRSTPRCGECFLKSYCLSAIPFS; encoded by the coding sequence ATGTTAAGAGTGTCCTTGATTCAGCTATACAAACTTCTACTTGAAGCCTACGGATATCAAAACTGGTGGCCCGTAGACGAAGACTATCACAAACTTAGGGGAACAGATCCAAGGGAAGAGATAATAATAGGAGCCATTCTGACACAAAATACTGCGTGGAAGAACGTGGAAAAGAGCCTTGAAAATCTTAAAAAGGAAGGAGAGCTATCCCTAAGGTTTATAAGAAAGGCCAAGATTGAAGAGATTTACAGACTAATAAGACCTTCGGGGTTTTACAGACTGAAGGCAGAGAGACTAAAGCATGTGGCGGAGTTTTTCAACCCAGTGGATGTTATACAAAGTGTTAGCAGACAAGAGTTGTTAAAAGTAAAGGGAATAGGAAAAGAAACTGCAGATGCTATCCTCCTTTATGCGGGTAACCGATTAAGTTTTGTCGTAGATGCATACACCCTAAGGCTTTTTAAAAGGATATACCGCTTAGAAGGAAGCTATGACTCTATAAAAGCTTACATAGAGAATAACATACCAAAGGACCTAATCATCTACAAAGAATTCCACGCCCTTATTGATGTTCATGCAAAAACATACTGTAGAAGCACTCCCAGATGTGGAGAGTGCTTCCTTAAAAGCTACTGTCTTAGTGCAATCCCATTTTCTTAA
- a CDS encoding heavy-metal-associated domain-containing protein — MKNALYSVEGVSEVDVSLQEQIARVKVEDNVSFETLKSAVENWGYKVVGEV; from the coding sequence GTGAAAAACGCGCTCTACAGTGTGGAAGGAGTTTCTGAGGTAGATGTTTCTCTACAGGAGCAAATAGCAAGGGTTAAGGTGGAAGATAACGTATCTTTTGAGACGCTAAAAAGCGCAGTGGAAAATTGGGGATATAAAGTTGTAGGTGAGGTTTGA
- the mobA gene encoding molybdenum cofactor guanylyltransferase, giving the protein MIECYVLAGGQSRRFGEDKTLFHIDGVPCIQRVTQEARKVCDKVFVVSKDTNKYGFLQGVELIKDVSERQLPLVGLYTALSHTKQDRIVILSADMPLIKADLILYIWQKYDGKITLYQVRGKTYTFFGVYPKEILKPLEDFLEAGGVRALDFVCSVGYTPVQEEEVINMGISPEVFMNMNTKEDARIILEIYERDKLKDFGNDL; this is encoded by the coding sequence ATGATAGAGTGTTATGTGCTTGCTGGCGGACAAAGTAGGCGCTTTGGTGAAGACAAAACCCTTTTTCACATAGATGGTGTGCCATGCATTCAAAGGGTAACTCAAGAGGCGAGGAAAGTTTGCGATAAGGTCTTCGTAGTTTCAAAGGACACAAACAAGTATGGATTTTTGCAGGGAGTGGAGCTGATAAAAGATGTTTCAGAAAGACAGTTACCTTTGGTTGGTCTTTACACAGCTCTTAGCCATACTAAACAGGATAGGATAGTAATTTTGAGCGCAGATATGCCTTTAATTAAAGCGGACCTAATCCTGTATATTTGGCAAAAATATGATGGGAAGATAACCCTTTATCAAGTTAGAGGGAAAACTTACACTTTTTTTGGGGTCTATCCAAAGGAAATACTAAAACCCTTAGAGGACTTCCTTGAAGCTGGAGGGGTTAGGGCATTGGATTTTGTGTGCTCAGTGGGATACACTCCCGTGCAAGAAGAAGAAGTAATCAATATGGGTATTTCTCCGGAGGTTTTTATGAACATGAACACAAAAGAGGATGCAAGGATTATATTAGAGATATATGAGAGAGATAAACTTAAAGATTTTGGGAATGACCTGTGA
- a CDS encoding tetratricopeptide repeat protein produces the protein MYVSVQCFYEAPMEGKAKKISQNGLQVLLFVFIAVLLSSCAVPKIVILNDPLSVEEHVNLGYIYEKKGNLDLAEEEYKKAIKKDKENYIAYFNLGNVYAKKGDYKKAEKYYKRAIKLKEDPDVMNNLAYVLHKQGKNEEALKYIKRALELKEDPSYRDTLESILKE, from the coding sequence ATGTATGTAAGCGTGCAGTGTTTCTATGAAGCACCGATGGAAGGAAAGGCCAAAAAAATCTCTCAAAATGGTTTGCAGGTTTTGTTGTTTGTATTTATAGCTGTCCTTCTTAGCTCTTGTGCTGTGCCAAAGATTGTTATACTAAACGATCCTCTTAGTGTGGAAGAACATGTGAATTTGGGATACATTTATGAAAAAAAAGGAAATCTTGATTTGGCAGAAGAAGAATACAAAAAAGCTATAAAAAAAGACAAAGAAAATTACATAGCTTACTTTAATTTAGGGAACGTGTATGCTAAAAAGGGTGATTACAAAAAGGCAGAAAAGTATTACAAAAGAGCTATCAAATTGAAAGAAGATCCGGATGTTATGAACAACTTGGCTTATGTGCTTCACAAACAGGGGAAAAATGAAGAAGCTTTGAAATACATAAAAAGAGCTTTGGAATTAAAAGAAGATCCTTCATACAGGGACACCTTGGAAAGCATATTAAAAGAATGA
- a CDS encoding IS200/IS605 family accessory protein TnpB-related protein, whose amino-acid sequence MYVSLQFKLQLNGPDRKKLLELMRKQSSAIRSAYKLLKTKNSHSQIYQKLRQLFPDLPTKYIDSAIYKAKQYPTDKKVVFGGKALFERLCKNRDKKSREKLKRKWKEQRQGTLISVGSKADKGNRLIRFESINGELHLRLTTGNREFIYAKVLRKPSNEKDKWNTFLAMLWESWEGKAYFPYTVELKLRDGEIYGIVSFEVPTPEIWLTKEYGVIAIDTNASPLHLALAEVSSDGNLLSYQSISLHEFISFPKNRRDYEEWLLAHRIVEIAKEKGKAIAIENLKKINKGFRGDGKAKLRKRLHHWNFKSLLSKIERSAKLNGLEVIKVNPAFTSVIGALKYAPQLGIDKDIAGAYVIGRRALGFKEEIPENYLKLLSDKEYLEYAICTYEEKEKELKEKLKKETNQYKRNAINSELKQVQKAKDLLLEKLKSLQDEPSSCEGADGRNPKQGETKKVSQSAWQVLKVALLFPVLGKILSRDLSPLKPLLVEGAWDRVRRRLVPLEVGGTSQ is encoded by the coding sequence ATGTATGTAAGCTTGCAGTTTAAACTTCAACTGAATGGTCCTGACAGAAAAAAACTTTTGGAATTAATGCGTAAGCAATCATCCGCCATAAGGTCTGCTTATAAACTACTGAAAACCAAAAACTCCCATAGCCAAATATACCAAAAGCTAAGACAACTGTTTCCTGACCTACCTACCAAATACATAGACTCTGCTATCTACAAAGCAAAACAGTATCCAACAGACAAAAAAGTGGTGTTTGGCGGTAAAGCCCTTTTTGAAAGGCTCTGTAAAAATAGAGACAAGAAGAGCAGGGAAAAGTTAAAAAGAAAGTGGAAAGAACAAAGACAAGGAACTTTAATAAGCGTAGGTTCTAAAGCGGATAAAGGAAACAGACTCATAAGGTTTGAAAGCATAAACGGAGAACTTCACTTAAGACTTACAACAGGGAATAGGGAATTTATCTATGCAAAGGTGCTGAGAAAACCAAGCAACGAAAAAGACAAGTGGAATACTTTTTTAGCTATGCTTTGGGAAAGTTGGGAAGGTAAAGCTTATTTCCCTTACACTGTAGAGCTGAAACTAAGGGATGGAGAGATTTATGGGATTGTTTCTTTTGAAGTTCCCACACCTGAGATTTGGCTAACCAAAGAGTATGGAGTAATAGCCATAGACACAAACGCAAGTCCATTGCATTTAGCCTTAGCAGAAGTCAGCTCTGATGGAAATCTTTTAAGCTATCAAAGTATTAGCTTACACGAGTTTATCAGCTTTCCAAAAAACAGAAGAGACTACGAAGAGTGGCTTTTGGCACACAGAATAGTAGAAATAGCAAAAGAGAAAGGAAAAGCTATAGCTATAGAAAACTTAAAGAAAATCAATAAAGGCTTTAGAGGAGATGGAAAAGCAAAACTAAGAAAGAGACTACACCATTGGAACTTTAAGAGCTTGCTCTCAAAGATTGAAAGAAGTGCAAAGTTGAATGGATTAGAAGTTATCAAGGTAAATCCCGCTTTCACTTCTGTTATAGGAGCACTAAAATATGCACCACAGCTTGGGATAGACAAAGACATAGCGGGCGCATACGTGATAGGAAGAAGGGCTTTAGGCTTTAAGGAAGAAATCCCAGAGAACTATCTAAAACTTCTTTCGGACAAGGAATACTTGGAGTATGCAATCTGCACTTACGAAGAGAAGGAAAAAGAGCTAAAGGAAAAGCTTAAGAAAGAGACAAACCAATACAAAAGAAATGCCATAAACTCTGAGCTAAAGCAAGTTCAGAAGGCAAAGGACTTGCTTTTAGAAAAACTTAAAAGCCTTCAGGACGAGCCAAGCTCCTGTGAGGGAGCCGATGGAAGGAATCCCAAGCAGGGAGAGACTAAGAAAGTCTCTCAAAGTGCTTGGCAAGTTCTGAAGGTAGCCCTCCTCTTCCCTGTTCTTGGAAAGATTTTGTCAAGGGACCTTTCTCCTCTGAAGCCTTTATTGGTGGAAGGGGCGTGGGACAGGGTGAGGAGAAGGTTAGTCCCCTTAGAGGTTGGGGGGACGTCCCAATGA
- the dnaE gene encoding DNA polymerase III subunit alpha, producing MVDFVHLHLHTQYSLLDGAIKIKDLTKRALEFGYSAVAITDHGNLFGILDFYKSLKEVGIKPLLGMEAYFTTGSRFDRKGKGSEDNITDRYNHHLILIAKNDVGLKNLYKLSSLAFKEGFYYKPRIDYELLSKYHEGLIAITACLKGVPTYYASIGDVNKAQEWVKKFKDLFGDDLYLELQANSLPEQETANRHLIEIGKKLGVKLVATADAHYLLPEDRIAHQVLMAVQMKKTLMELQKGDFKCINDYLHFASKEEMWERFKGKFDGWEQALLNTLEVADKCDDRFESLENKNYLLPKFSQEVAEEELLRELAIKGLKQRIEQGLAKDSKEYWDRLEYELDVVKKMGFSGYFIIVQDFINWAKSKGIPVGPGRGSAAGSLLAFSLGITDVDPIKHGLLFERFLNPERVSMPDIDVDFCMENRDSVLEYVRNKYGAENTAQIITYNVMKAKQAIRDTARALGLPYSEADKLAKLIPQGDVQGTWLSLEEMYLTPIEELLEKYGRHRNDIEENAKKLRKMAQENAEIRMLIEIALRLEGLTRHTSLHAAGVVISPVPLEELVPLYYDDGQVATQFDMSKLEELGLVKMDFLGLKTLTELEKMRLLVKERHGIEINFLKLPLDDQKVFELLRKGLTSGVFQLESSGMKNLLRRLQPDSFDDVVAVLALYRPGPLKSGLVDSYINRKHGKEQIVYPFPELEEVLKETYGVWVYQEQIMKASQILAGFTPGEADTLRKAIGKKKKEVMEEMKEKFINGAVEKGYPRDRVERLWEDIEKFASYSFNKSHSVAYGYLSYWTAYMKAHYPEEFFAVKLSMEKSDTKFINLLRDAKMHFGIHILPPDINKSGADFVIEGERRIRFGLARIKGVGEETAQLIVSKRKGEWKSLSDFVRSMDSRKINKKVLEALIKAGAFDFTNEPRSSLLSKLETKDGIYVSNSLFGKKQVKEEDKAKYEREVIGFYLSQHPLDPYEDLLKGQISYVEDVEDLEEGEYTFAGVISELKIKKNSKGSPYAVFNLIDKTGVVEVVAWSEAYEENKEKLKEDELVVIKGELSKDQESETVRVILREVFRIQEYLLEKIRFVRLIMRRELSSQELEKLYSLLSRRFSEKGAEILIECRAGDYRVLMQADPRYRIEPSKELFDLLKPFSVEVSLET from the coding sequence ATGGTGGATTTTGTTCATTTACATTTACATACTCAGTATTCACTTCTTGATGGAGCTATAAAGATAAAAGACCTTACCAAAAGGGCTTTGGAGTTTGGATACTCTGCTGTTGCCATAACAGACCACGGAAACCTGTTTGGCATACTTGACTTTTACAAAAGTTTAAAAGAAGTAGGTATAAAGCCCCTGCTTGGTATGGAAGCATACTTTACCACCGGCTCCAGGTTTGATAGAAAAGGTAAAGGCTCTGAAGATAACATAACCGACAGATACAACCATCATCTGATACTAATAGCAAAGAACGACGTAGGGCTAAAAAATTTATACAAACTCTCTTCCTTAGCCTTTAAGGAAGGTTTTTATTACAAACCAAGAATAGATTACGAGCTTTTGTCTAAATACCACGAGGGGCTTATAGCCATAACTGCTTGTCTAAAGGGTGTGCCTACCTATTATGCAAGTATAGGAGATGTAAATAAGGCACAGGAGTGGGTAAAAAAGTTCAAAGACCTGTTTGGAGACGACCTTTATTTGGAGCTTCAGGCTAACTCTCTACCCGAGCAAGAAACCGCTAACAGACATCTGATAGAGATAGGCAAAAAGCTTGGGGTTAAGTTGGTAGCGACAGCGGATGCTCACTATCTTTTGCCAGAGGATAGGATAGCTCATCAAGTGCTTATGGCTGTTCAAATGAAAAAAACGCTTATGGAACTCCAAAAAGGAGACTTTAAGTGTATTAACGACTACTTGCACTTTGCCAGTAAGGAGGAAATGTGGGAAAGGTTTAAAGGAAAGTTTGACGGTTGGGAACAGGCACTGCTGAATACTTTGGAGGTAGCTGACAAGTGCGATGATAGGTTTGAGTCCCTTGAGAATAAAAACTATTTGCTTCCCAAGTTTTCCCAAGAAGTGGCAGAAGAGGAGCTTTTGAGGGAACTTGCTATAAAGGGACTAAAGCAAAGAATAGAGCAGGGGCTTGCAAAAGATTCAAAAGAATATTGGGATAGGCTTGAATACGAGTTGGACGTAGTAAAGAAAATGGGCTTTTCTGGATACTTTATTATAGTTCAGGACTTTATAAACTGGGCAAAGTCCAAGGGTATTCCGGTAGGTCCAGGTAGGGGTTCTGCAGCGGGGTCTTTGCTGGCTTTTTCTCTGGGTATCACGGACGTTGATCCCATAAAGCACGGCTTACTCTTTGAGAGATTTTTAAATCCAGAGCGTGTTTCCATGCCAGACATAGACGTGGATTTTTGTATGGAAAACAGGGATAGTGTCTTGGAGTATGTGAGAAATAAATACGGTGCAGAAAACACAGCTCAGATAATCACATACAACGTTATGAAGGCAAAGCAGGCTATAAGGGATACCGCAAGGGCACTTGGACTGCCCTATTCGGAAGCGGATAAATTGGCAAAACTAATACCACAGGGTGATGTGCAAGGCACGTGGCTATCTTTGGAAGAAATGTATTTAACTCCCATAGAGGAACTTCTTGAGAAATACGGAAGGCACAGAAACGATATAGAAGAGAATGCAAAAAAGTTGCGCAAAATGGCTCAGGAGAACGCAGAAATAAGGATGTTAATAGAGATAGCTCTTAGGTTGGAAGGGCTCACCAGACACACCTCCCTACACGCTGCAGGTGTGGTTATATCTCCCGTTCCCTTAGAAGAACTCGTACCGCTTTATTACGACGATGGGCAGGTTGCTACTCAGTTTGACATGTCAAAGCTTGAGGAATTAGGTTTGGTTAAGATGGACTTTCTTGGACTTAAAACGCTGACAGAACTGGAAAAAATGAGGCTGTTGGTCAAAGAAAGACATGGGATAGAAATAAACTTTCTGAAACTTCCTTTGGACGATCAGAAAGTGTTTGAGCTTCTCAGGAAAGGTCTTACTTCCGGTGTGTTTCAATTGGAAAGCAGTGGTATGAAGAACCTGCTAAGAAGGTTACAACCGGATAGCTTCGATGATGTAGTGGCAGTTTTAGCCTTGTACAGACCAGGACCTTTGAAAAGTGGTCTTGTGGATAGCTACATAAACAGAAAGCACGGAAAGGAGCAGATAGTATATCCCTTTCCAGAACTGGAGGAAGTGCTTAAAGAAACCTACGGTGTTTGGGTTTATCAAGAGCAGATAATGAAGGCAAGTCAAATTTTGGCGGGTTTTACTCCCGGCGAGGCGGACACGCTCAGAAAGGCAATAGGTAAAAAGAAGAAGGAAGTTATGGAGGAGATGAAGGAAAAGTTTATAAATGGAGCGGTAGAGAAGGGCTATCCAAGGGATCGTGTGGAAAGACTGTGGGAAGACATAGAGAAGTTTGCCAGTTATTCTTTCAACAAGTCCCACTCTGTAGCTTACGGATACCTATCTTACTGGACCGCTTACATGAAGGCACATTATCCGGAGGAGTTTTTTGCAGTCAAACTATCTATGGAAAAATCTGATACAAAGTTTATAAATCTCCTTAGGGACGCTAAGATGCACTTTGGCATACATATACTTCCTCCGGACATAAACAAAAGCGGAGCGGATTTTGTAATAGAGGGTGAAAGGAGGATAAGGTTTGGTCTGGCAAGGATAAAAGGGGTTGGGGAAGAAACCGCTCAGCTAATAGTAAGTAAAAGGAAAGGTGAATGGAAAAGCCTGTCTGATTTTGTTCGCAGTATGGATAGCAGAAAGATAAACAAAAAGGTGCTGGAAGCACTAATCAAAGCGGGAGCCTTTGATTTTACCAACGAACCGAGGAGTTCCCTCCTTTCCAAATTGGAAACTAAGGATGGCATTTATGTGAGCAACAGCCTATTTGGGAAAAAGCAGGTAAAGGAAGAAGACAAGGCAAAGTATGAGAGAGAAGTTATAGGTTTTTACCTTTCACAGCATCCTTTGGATCCATACGAGGACCTTCTTAAAGGGCAAATATCCTACGTTGAGGATGTAGAAGATTTGGAGGAGGGTGAATATACCTTTGCGGGCGTCATTTCTGAGCTTAAGATCAAAAAGAATTCAAAGGGTAGCCCTTACGCAGTGTTTAACCTCATAGACAAGACTGGTGTTGTGGAGGTGGTTGCGTGGTCTGAAGCATACGAAGAAAACAAAGAAAAGCTAAAAGAGGACGAGTTAGTCGTCATAAAAGGTGAGCTATCAAAGGATCAAGAAAGTGAAACTGTGAGGGTAATACTGAGGGAAGTTTTTAGGATACAAGAATATCTTTTGGAAAAGATAAGGTTTGTCCGTTTGATTATGCGGAGGGAACTTTCAAGCCAAGAATTGGAAAAGTTATACAGCTTATTGAGTAGGCGTTTTTCTGAAAAGGGCGCTGAGATTTTAATAGAGTGCAGGGCAGGTGACTACAGGGTTTTAATGCAGGCAGATCCAAGGTACAGAATAGAACCAAGCAAGGAGTTGTTTGATTTGTTAAAACCGTTCTCGGTAGAGGTAAGCTTAGAAACCTAA
- a CDS encoding PP2C family protein-serine/threonine phosphatase, with translation MRVWLFTHRGNVRIRNEDALLVGRKVIRMEVMEKPLVVETEEKLFAVADGLGGHAKGDVASYEVLNVLAQEQPKDEKSLRDALWNAKVRLLDYVKKHPSAFGLGTAVAGVIVGKEEILVFNVGDCRVYIKDKDGFVKVSRDHTLVEDLVLSGKLDEETARLHPKRHILTSAILGDASEFEIYTKRIPNLGKPILVCSDGFWEEFSKEEMRLFAMSQEPVELFLKSLENKEQSDNISFLFIKF, from the coding sequence ATGAGAGTTTGGTTGTTTACTCATAGGGGAAATGTAAGGATAAGAAACGAAGATGCGCTGTTGGTGGGCAGAAAAGTCATAAGGATGGAGGTTATGGAAAAACCTTTGGTTGTAGAAACAGAAGAAAAACTTTTTGCGGTAGCAGACGGTTTGGGTGGGCATGCAAAGGGGGATGTAGCATCTTATGAGGTTTTGAATGTATTAGCTCAAGAACAACCAAAGGACGAAAAAAGCCTAAGGGATGCGCTATGGAATGCTAAGGTTCGTCTCTTGGATTATGTAAAAAAACACCCTTCTGCCTTTGGACTGGGTACAGCCGTCGCAGGTGTGATTGTCGGAAAGGAAGAGATTTTGGTTTTTAACGTAGGGGACTGCAGGGTTTATATAAAGGACAAAGATGGATTTGTTAAAGTTTCAAGGGACCATACCTTGGTGGAAGATTTGGTACTATCTGGCAAACTGGATGAGGAAACCGCAAGACTTCATCCTAAAAGGCACATACTTACATCTGCTATACTCGGAGATGCGTCAGAATTTGAAATATACACCAAAAGGATTCCCAATTTAGGTAAGCCCATTCTTGTGTGTTCGGATGGTTTTTGGGAAGAGTTTAGTAAGGAAGAGATGAGGCTTTTTGCTATGTCTCAGGAACCCGTTGAACTTTTTCTTAAATCCTTAGAGAACAAAGAGCAAAGTGACAACATCAGCTTTCTGTTCATAAAATTTTAG
- a CDS encoding TlpA family protein disulfide reductase yields the protein MKKAWIVSATLGAILVFLLVYTAFQEKSGVNIGMNNLPPDLTFISADGKEIKLSDYRGKVLLLNFWAVWCPPCKEELPIFEKVYSKYRSLGFEVVAVNMDTSEDTFREFLRNNPYSFTMVRPKGDLENRLKLFGFPTSYLIDKEGNVVKVKMGIYRELEEDVAKLLK from the coding sequence ATGAAGAAGGCGTGGATAGTATCCGCTACGCTTGGTGCGATTTTGGTTTTTCTTTTAGTTTATACCGCCTTTCAGGAAAAGTCAGGAGTAAACATAGGGATGAATAACTTGCCCCCTGATCTGACCTTTATTAGCGCTGACGGAAAGGAGATAAAGCTTTCGGATTACAGAGGAAAGGTTTTGCTTTTGAACTTTTGGGCGGTTTGGTGTCCCCCGTGCAAAGAAGAGTTGCCGATCTTTGAGAAGGTTTATAGTAAGTATAGATCGCTTGGTTTTGAGGTGGTTGCGGTAAATATGGACACCTCAGAGGACACTTTCCGAGAATTTCTAAGGAACAATCCGTATAGCTTTACCATGGTTAGGCCAAAGGGTGATTTGGAAAACAGGCTAAAACTCTTTGGATTTCCAACCTCTTACCTCATAGACAAAGAGGGGAACGTGGTAAAGGTAAAGATGGGCATTTACAGAGAACTGGAGGAGGACGTTGCAAAACTACTTAAATGA